The following are from one region of the Paenibacillus bovis genome:
- a CDS encoding ATP-dependent helicase yields MTKQALRPQGIPVHTPLPAAKPAPADTSITLVPDYAEDAAFFRALEQQGILLNAPQIEAVRHGEGPLLTLAGAGCGKTTVLTARAGYLLSVRKVDPQHILLVTFTTKAAAEMKSRIAALPGVSARTARAVEARTFHAFGLLLLRRYGNLKEDIFGDARAQHAVLQRLRREIGSTSITPPETLLATLSAIKLEGGSADDLPKDTPEERDRCALLCRYEEWKQEHRKIDFDDILLRTEQLLKDPDLLVMLQERFRYIMVDEFQDTNRLQYEMVRRLAANHRNLMVVGDDDQTIYSFNGAKQEYILDFPKEYPGTRIIALDINYRSHPQILGLGVKLIAHNEARHDKTLQAGASAGQSPLYIRPAHADEEADEIVKRLKIQQNEGRSLGDVAILHRTVSGTRAIAERLLMEDIPFIQYGEAPVFYDHALIRPVMDHLRLSVNSRRMDALPGVIGPLYISRDAGMEHIMSQEQKQAKKYPLIHLFHWERLQSFQRQQVKDRIVFLKKIKEMKPLYAIREIRRVFYDKFASADFSGPATRHKDNIRETLDELESAAGKFGTVEEMVKFADELSAKREQMLELMKQEAPEGVHLMTVHRAKGLEFPCVYLLGASEGILPHKAALQEEAPEDVKAGQGFTGPDPEGKLMQAALEEERRIAYVAVTRAKHELYISSPVMHHGKTVPPSRFLLEAFQ; encoded by the coding sequence ATGACCAAACAAGCTCTCCGACCTCAAGGTATCCCTGTTCATACCCCGCTGCCGGCCGCCAAACCGGCTCCTGCTGATACAAGTATTACCCTGGTTCCCGATTATGCGGAGGACGCAGCCTTTTTCCGTGCGTTGGAACAGCAGGGCATTCTGCTGAATGCGCCGCAGATAGAAGCCGTTCGTCATGGCGAAGGCCCGCTGCTCACACTGGCTGGTGCAGGATGCGGCAAAACGACTGTCCTCACAGCACGCGCCGGTTACCTGTTATCTGTACGCAAAGTCGATCCGCAGCATATTCTGCTGGTTACCTTTACGACCAAGGCTGCTGCCGAGATGAAATCACGGATCGCTGCGCTGCCAGGTGTCAGTGCCAGAACTGCGCGTGCTGTTGAAGCGCGTACTTTTCATGCGTTTGGCCTGCTTCTGCTGCGCCGTTACGGTAATCTCAAGGAAGATATTTTCGGGGATGCCCGTGCCCAGCATGCGGTTCTTCAGCGTCTGCGCCGGGAGATTGGCTCCACCAGCATCACGCCGCCGGAGACGTTGCTCGCTACCTTGTCCGCAATCAAGCTGGAAGGCGGTTCGGCAGATGATCTGCCAAAGGATACGCCGGAAGAACGGGATCGCTGTGCACTATTGTGCCGCTATGAGGAATGGAAACAGGAGCATCGCAAAATTGATTTTGATGATATTCTGCTGCGTACCGAGCAGCTGCTCAAAGACCCGGATCTGCTGGTAATGCTGCAGGAGCGGTTCCGCTATATTATGGTGGATGAATTTCAGGATACGAATCGTCTGCAATATGAGATGGTTCGCCGCCTCGCCGCGAATCACCGCAATCTGATGGTAGTCGGTGATGATGACCAAACCATTTATTCCTTTAATGGAGCCAAACAGGAATATATTCTCGATTTCCCCAAAGAATATCCCGGCACGCGCATTATCGCACTGGATATTAACTACCGCAGCCATCCGCAGATTCTGGGCCTCGGCGTCAAGCTGATTGCCCATAATGAAGCCCGACATGACAAAACGCTGCAAGCCGGTGCATCTGCCGGCCAGAGTCCGCTGTATATCCGGCCGGCCCATGCTGATGAAGAAGCCGACGAAATTGTGAAAAGGCTCAAAATCCAGCAGAACGAAGGTCGTTCACTCGGCGATGTGGCTATTTTGCACCGAACGGTCAGTGGCACACGGGCGATCGCCGAACGACTGCTGATGGAGGATATTCCATTTATCCAGTACGGGGAAGCGCCGGTATTCTACGACCATGCGCTGATTCGGCCGGTTATGGATCATCTACGGCTGTCCGTAAACTCACGACGGATGGATGCTCTGCCCGGCGTGATTGGGCCGCTTTATATCTCACGGGATGCCGGTATGGAGCATATTATGAGCCAGGAGCAAAAGCAGGCCAAAAAATATCCACTGATCCACCTTTTCCACTGGGAGCGGCTGCAATCGTTCCAGCGCCAGCAGGTCAAGGACCGGATCGTGTTTCTGAAAAAGATCAAAGAAATGAAGCCGCTGTATGCGATTCGCGAGATCCGCCGCGTCTTTTATGACAAGTTCGCCAGCGCCGACTTTAGTGGCCCGGCTACCCGGCACAAGGACAATATTCGCGAGACACTCGACGAGCTGGAAAGTGCAGCAGGCAAATTCGGCACTGTGGAAGAAATGGTCAAATTTGCCGATGAACTGTCCGCCAAGCGGGAACAAATGCTTGAGCTGATGAAGCAGGAAGCGCCAGAAGGTGTACATCTGATGACTGTGCACCGGGCCAAAGGTCTGGAGTTCCCCTGTGTCTATCTGCTGGGCGCCTCGGAAGGCATTTTGCCGCACAAAGCAGCCTTGCAGGAAGAAGCTCCCGAGGATGTCAAAGCCGGACAGGGATTCACTGGCCCCGATCCCGAGGGCAAGCTGATGCAGGCTGCTCTGGAGGAAGAACGGCGAATCGCTTATGTAGCCGTTACCCGTGCCAAGCACGAGCTGTATATTTCTTCACCGGTGATGCATCATGGCAAAACGGTACCGCCTTCACGTTTTTTGCTGGAAGCTTTTCAGTAA
- a CDS encoding zinc ribbon domain-containing protein has translation MNLLQRLKSGAGKATERAQNAVEVNRMNGHIVDIEREIGVHYLRMGEVFYEGYRAGDMSIAEEEMTELCKACDLLNEEIEEIRTRIAILRNERVCECGTVVALDANFCPNCGRKMEKLEMPRENREEFQRERDIIRDEPIVFPTDSSVHEPEEEEYEQEELTADEAERRRAARLREERERQEELDRLVRSWKQDLGIEHEEEPEEEVPAVAATAAPEQQRTVQSEPQTVRQEPVKKVVTVTEPLEMEFDDEVETDTFHCQSCGQVLQKGSKWCPHCGTEQI, from the coding sequence ATGAATTTGTTACAACGGCTGAAAAGCGGTGCCGGAAAAGCGACCGAACGGGCGCAAAATGCAGTGGAAGTAAACCGTATGAACGGCCATATTGTAGATATTGAACGAGAGATCGGAGTTCATTATCTGCGCATGGGTGAAGTCTTTTACGAAGGGTACCGCGCAGGTGATATGTCTATTGCCGAAGAAGAGATGACTGAGTTGTGCAAGGCATGCGATCTTCTTAATGAAGAAATTGAAGAAATCCGTACACGGATAGCGATACTTAGAAATGAACGTGTCTGCGAATGCGGTACAGTCGTGGCATTGGATGCGAATTTCTGCCCGAATTGCGGACGCAAAATGGAAAAGCTGGAGATGCCTCGTGAAAATCGGGAAGAATTCCAGCGCGAACGGGATATCATACGCGACGAACCTATTGTATTCCCGACCGATTCTTCGGTACACGAACCGGAAGAAGAGGAATACGAGCAGGAGGAATTGACAGCGGACGAAGCCGAACGCCGCCGGGCAGCCCGTCTGCGCGAAGAACGCGAGCGTCAGGAAGAGCTGGATCGTCTTGTTCGTTCCTGGAAGCAGGATCTGGGTATCGAGCATGAAGAAGAACCGGAAGAAGAAGTGCCTGCTGTCGCTGCCACAGCTGCCCCGGAGCAGCAGCGTACGGTGCAAAGTGAACCACAGACTGTACGTCAGGAACCTGTGAAAAAGGTAGTAACCGTTACCGAGCCGCTGGAAATGGAATTTGACGACGAAGTGGAGACAGATACTTTTCACTGTCAGTCATGCGGACAGGTACTGCAAAAAGGCTCCAAATGGTGCCCGCATTGTGGAACAGAGCAGATATAA
- a CDS encoding TrmB family transcriptional regulator, whose product MEQLLNHLRNLGFTELEAKVIIALAQQGTQSGYEVAKRIGVSRSNVYATLQRLSTRGVVQLTPGEPARYSVLPVKELTRMIAGQIGESLSYLEQAMPSHKEDPPAFYSVEGERRIMEILSRELERAEDEIIAAIWQQEAAWFRPQLEQAEQRGVRVLWSFEGGEEEGHPGIRMLREGISGRKFWLVIDRRWCIVGMRSDTMPAQAMVTEHPLMAELLLQHFSQEVILYEMENDLGEELIRRYGTGYGRILERYLPGLLPLEE is encoded by the coding sequence ATGGAACAGTTGCTCAATCATTTGCGTAATCTGGGATTTACCGAGCTGGAGGCCAAGGTGATTATAGCCCTGGCACAGCAGGGAACACAGTCGGGGTACGAGGTCGCCAAACGAATCGGTGTCTCCCGTTCGAATGTCTATGCTACTTTGCAGCGTCTATCGACTCGCGGAGTCGTACAGCTGACACCGGGTGAACCTGCTCGCTACAGCGTGCTCCCTGTCAAAGAGCTTACCCGTATGATTGCCGGTCAGATCGGTGAATCGCTCTCCTATCTGGAGCAGGCGATGCCCAGTCACAAGGAGGACCCGCCTGCCTTTTACAGCGTAGAAGGAGAGCGCCGGATTATGGAGATTCTGAGCCGTGAACTGGAACGGGCAGAGGATGAGATTATCGCAGCAATCTGGCAGCAGGAAGCAGCCTGGTTCCGTCCCCAGTTGGAGCAGGCCGAGCAGCGCGGTGTGCGGGTGCTCTGGTCTTTTGAAGGGGGAGAAGAAGAAGGTCATCCTGGCATCCGAATGCTGCGTGAAGGAATCAGCGGGCGCAAATTCTGGCTGGTGATCGACCGCCGATGGTGTATAGTCGGGATGCGTAGCGACACCATGCCTGCCCAGGCAATGGTCACCGAGCATCCACTGATGGCCGAGCTGCTGCTTCAGCATTTTTCCCAGGAAGTGATCCTGTATGAGATGGAAAATGATCTGGGCGAAGAACTAATCCGTCGTTATGGCACAGGGTATGGTCGTATTCTGGAGCGTTATCTGCCGGGTCTGCTGCCGCTGGAGGAGTAA